The stretch of DNA AGACTGCAAGACGTTTCTGCAATACAAGACTTAGTGGAAATTGTAAAAGTACAAGAAAATCAATCTGTGGAAAAGTTAAACTCGTTGATTCGACTTCACAATAACAATCGAGAAATTTTGATTTTTGCTCTTTTTTATTTGTCAGAAAAAGGTTTTAAAAAAGAATACGAGAAAACGAGCGAGCTGTTATTGCTAAGAGACAAAAGAATGCAAGACAAAGAATTTATTGATGTTTTCGGAGCATTTTCTTATGAAAATTTGAGTATCGAAAAGGAGCGCCCACTTGAATAAGAAAGTTTTAAAAATTTATGACATTGTGCATAACGCATCTAATAGCACAGAGATCGAGCTAAAAAAAGTCTTGAAAAGTATTATTAAAAAAAATCCAAATTGGGGGTGGGAGCAGATTTCTTTTCAGGATGTTTACGCTTGTGCTATCAATTCTCTCCCCGTAAATTACCAAAAAAAAGACCAAAGTGTTCAATCTAAACTTAATATCGAAGAAGTTGAAAAAGTAGTTCAAGCTGCAATGCATAGAATATCTTTAAACCCTATCCATCTGCCACAAAAAAAATAGCAGTAATAAAGAAATTTAACAAATGCAAAACAAGCCTACTTCCGATTTAATCAGCTTAATAGATAAAAATTGCCCGGGCTGGATCGAAAGACCAAATCCTGATTGGGATGTTATTAAAATACTTCAAAGCATCATTGATCAAGTACTTCCGGGTATTTTAAAAATACAAATTGAATCCTTAGATGAGGAAAAAATTGTAGGAACAATTCCATTTCATATTTCTTCCGCAAATGTAGTCGGATATATGCATGGTGGATCAATATACTCTTTAGGGGATACTTTAGCTGGAGCATTTCTTTGGACAAAAAGCGACGGCTCCTACATCACTGTCACAAAAAGCTCTACAATTCGATTTATTCGACCGTTCCAGTCTGGAGTCTTGGAATGCACAGTGAAAGAAATTTCTAAAACAGGAAATGAAATTTTACTTAGAGCAGTGTATCTCGATGAAAGAAAGAAAAAAGTTTGCGAATTGGACATGGTGTATGCTCAAATCAACGAAAAAAAACGATAAAAAGTAATCTGTAAAAATCTACTCTGAGTATCTCCACGTAAAATTTTTATTTAAAAAATAATTTCCAAATGTAGCTAAAAATATCCCGAGTAAGTTACTGATATAAGTCGAAAAACTCCCAAACATGTTAGGGAAATACATTTGAATAATTTCCAAAGATAATCTCCAAACGGATAGCTGTATGATCAATCCTATTACGGAGATCAGATTAAATTTTATAAAACCAAAAATATTATCCAATGCTCCAGTTTTTTTAAATTCATTGAATGTCCAGATATTGTTTAAAATATAATTGCTTAACACACTAAGCTCAAAACCAAAAACTACAGCAATGGAAGGCTTAAAATAACTTTGATAAATAATTCCTGTCTCTTTTAAATTCAAAACTTCAGTAGCGAAAAATTGTCCAAATAGATTTACAAAAATCCCAATAACTCCTGTGATCGAGTATTTTACAAATGTCAAAGAAATATATTTCCCGAAACGTATATCGTATAACGCTACAATATAGTTTTGGATAATCGAGGAAGACATTTTTGTTTCCCCGTGAATTCTGGTTCTAAAAACATAGCCGATTTCTTTTGCTCTAATTCCTTTTTTTCTACCCAAAAATTCTAATAGAATTTTAAACCCTCTTGGGTTGATAAGAGGAGCAATTTCCTCAAACAATTCTCTTTTTAAAATAAAAAATCCTGACATCGGATCACCGATTGGGATAGGGAGTAAAATTCTTGCAAGTAAGGTTGCGGCTTTACTCATCATCCTTCTGACAAAGCCCCACTCTCCGTACCCTCCTTCTTCTACCACTCTACTTCCCACAACTAAGTCATTTTCTTTTAAAGCGATAAGCATCTTTGGCAGGATACTTTCGTCGTGCTGCATATCTGCATCTATAACTCCAAGTGCATTTCCTTTCGCCAACTCCATCCCATCAATAACCGCAGAGCTAAGTCCTTTTTTATTCGCCCTTCTGATTACGTGAATTCTTTCATCACGAATAGACAACTCTTTTGCAACTCTCCATGTACCATCGGGAGAGTCATCATCCACTACTATGATTTCAAACTTGATATTATTTTTTTCAAATAGAGATATAAGTTTTGGTATAAGAATAGAAATATTTTTTGACTCATTGAAAGTCGGGATGATTAGACTAAAGTCTGTCATCCGGATACTGGAATATTTTTAGCGTTGCAGTTGAGTGTTCCCTTGATTACAATAGGAGTTCCGCCTGACGCAGTGGACGCAGAACTCAAACAGGTTCTATTGTCTGTAGTGAAACATTTTGTAGAAGTTACAGTGCTTGTGCAATTGATACTATCCGATGTGTAGCATTCTATCGGTGTAGTAGTCGTTCCTACACCTGGAGTATAAGTCCCTTGCAAATTCACATTGATATTTAGAAACTGAACTACTTGAGTTCCTTGATTGGAGTCGTCCACATTCACTCCTTGGTTCAACCATTTTACAAGACCCTGCTTCCCTGTGACTGTATCATTAAACACACCACCTGTAAAAGTAAAGCCTTGCTGTTGGTCAATCGGACCTTGAGTTTGAGTAGTGTCGTATATGAATTTAATTGTAAGGATTTCCTTTGTAGTTTTCATCACAAACTGACTAAGAACAGTAAATCGAGTATTAGTAGTCTTCGTAGAAGTTGTTGTGGTTGTAGTGGTACCTGTAGTTCCGGTTGCGGTGGTTGCAGGAGTTGCAGTTCCACAGTTGGGCGTTAGATCCATGTCAATCATTCCATTACTAAGTAAGTATGTTTTTCCGTTGTCAATCAAAGGAAGTAAATCGACATGAACTTCATTCTCGTTCTTAGTATGACAAAATTGTAAAAAGAAAATCACTCCAATAAGGATAAATTTATTTATATAAAAGATAGCATTTTTACTCATAAATGAAATATTCCTTTTTTCAGAAAATTAGTCAACCTAAAATTTACCGCTTAAAGTAGCATAATACAATCTACCCGGAAGAGGATAACCCACAAAATCTTCGGCTCTCGTATCGGATATATTCTTGATTTCTATACTCAACATTATTTCTTTTTCGGAGTGCTTTTTTTTTCTTCCTCCAAAATAATAAGAAAAAAATACGTTATAAATCCACCTCGAAGGCTGATAATTGACATACTCATTTGTCCTGTCCTTGAAAACAGCGCCTATAAAATGTGATTCTATTCCTATTTCCAAGTAACGATTATAAAATGAAACCTGTCCAAACCAATCGTGCATTGGTCTCAATGGAAGATATTTTCCTTTCAAATAACTGACATCCGATGTATTGATTGCTTTTTGATAAGTATAGTTAGACTCAAATTTTATTTTTTGATAAATATCTGCTTTTACAGAAAATTCAAATCCTTGAATAGACGCAGAATCAATATTTTCAGGTCTAAGAGAAAATTGAGAATTCGGAACAAATAAAATCATATCTTTTATGTTCTTGGAGAAAAGCGACAGAGAAGTTTTTAGTTCAATTTTTTTAGTAGAATAATTTACCACAGGCCCTATATCAGAGTTCTTACTTTTTTCGGGACTTAAAGAAGTATTTCCGAGAATAGAACCTCTTTCTCCAAACAGCTCTAAAAAATTCGGAGCCCTTTTTTCAGAAGAGATATTGCCTTTTATAGAAATTGTTTTATTCAAATCTTGAAGCAAAACCGCAAGAAGTCCAAGTTTATAGTTAGTGTATCGCATAACTGATTTTCCATCGTCTGGGTTAAGCAAATTGAATTCTTTGGTTTCTGGATTATTGTATCTGTCCGTATAATTTTCAGATATTGCAGATGGAATAAAATTTAACTTTTTTGAAAAAAATCGAATTTCATCTTGAAGTTGAAACGTAGAATGATTTCTAAACTTTCTTGTAGATTTATCAACAATCTCATCAAAAGTATTTCTTCTGTCTCTTTGAAAAGTTTCCCTTTCTAAAGAAACGAAGAATCGAATGATCTGGTTGTAATTTAAAAGATAGTATGTCGGAATTATATGCAGCCCATACTGCTGAATATCTGCTTTGGAATTTGGAGTGCCACTTGAAAATTCTGAATTCGGATCAAAGACATGGTCTCTAGTTCCCGTATAAAAAGTTCTTGTTTCCAATTTAATGTTTTCCGAAAGAAACTCCGGTGTTTCTGTTCCGATTGCACTTGTATTTCTAACGTATTCTCTCTCAACTTTTTTTGTTTGCCTGTTTCCAGGGCCGGGAATCCCATTTGTACGATAGGCGAAATCGTTTAATAAAGTAAGTTTCGTTTTTCCTAATTCACCGGCAAGATTTCCGCTAAAATTATACCGATTGAATTGAGCGTTTCTTCTGCGATCATCAAAATCATCGGTCTTATTCAAAACAGGAGTGCCATTGTTATTTCTAAATAAAAAATCCTGATCGCTTTTTTCGTTTTGGACTAATATGGAATATTGAACTTTCTCTGTAAAATCAGAGTGAGATGCGGAAATTTTCCCGGTATTCAAACTTCCTACAGAAATTGTTGCTCTTGAAATTTTTATTTTTACATCCTTCCCTACGATTAGGTTTACACTCCCACCGATTGCAGAGGAAGAAAGCCCCAAGGTGGAGCCACTCTTATATATTTCAATTCTTTCTATACTGTCAAAAGGCAAATCCGATAAATTGATTTCTCCTCCTTGAGAATTATTGATTGGAACTCCGTTAATATAAAACATCACCTGATTGGAATTTGACCCACGTATGGAAAGAGTGGAGTAAGAGCCAAGCCCACCAAATTTCTTTACACGAATACCGGCTTCTTTTTCTAATACATCTGCAAGCGACAAATATTTTCCTCTGAAAGACTCAGCAGAAATTACATTCACAAATGCAGATGGATCTTCCTTTATTGAATTCGTTTTAGAAGTGTTATTATTGTTAGTCGCAATTACTTCAATTTCTTTCACTCGAATTGGTTTAGAAAAATCAGATTGAGAAAATACAGAGCCTGAAATACAAAATATGGCAAAAAATATATATATCAAAAATAACATCTCCAGTCCGCGAGAGATTTATTCGTAAACGAGTGTCTGACTTACTCTGTAGAGTTCACAGTTGCGGGACAGTGAGGGAATGGTATTTTAAGGTACTCCACCCTCTTCCTCGATACAATTCTTCTATATTAATTTTTAGATTAAATTCTTCAAGTATATTCCTTGCGACTTAAAAATAGTTTTTACTGATTTCGGAATTTTATTATTTTGAAAAAGAGAAAACTAATGACAAGCCATTGTATCTTCATTTTACAATCAGAAAAGATTGTATTCAACATTCGATTTGACATCTCTGGTAAAAATACAGAGTCTTCACAGGGACACAATATCCAGTAGCTTTTGTGGCGCATCGTTCACTACATTGTTAATATAGGACTAAAGGAGATCTATCCTTCTTTGAGACTTTGATAATGATAGGAAAAAGAGTAATCATCAAGTTTAAAATAATTACGTTAGGCGAAATCGACTTATGATAATTTGCAAAAATTAGTTAGGATGGATATTGTTATAGAAGTTTTCTGTTTTTTGATAGCCATGTTAAGTGAAGTTTTGGTACGATAACGAAAATCTTTTACCTTTTAATTCTTTTAGGAAAATATTTTACTCCATCAATTTTTTGAAAATCGCTATCCTGAGTCCACAATGTCGCTTTGTACTTATATGCTGTGGCTAGCATAATACTATCAGCTAATGGTAGCTTGAATTTGATTCCTCACTGTGCTGCAAAAATTGAAAGACTCGAATCTAAATCGATAACGGCTCCCTGTTGCATGTGGGCAATTGCCTTTAGAGCACTGTCTTCGTTACGTTCGTTCAATATTTTTTTAAAAACCTCGGCGAGACTAATCGTCGGGACTATTAATTTCGGCCTTCTAACATTCATCTTTTTAATCTGAGAGACAAAGTTGACCCGTAGTAACCCAAGTTACTGTTATGTTATCGGAAGTCCCTACTAATCTAAATCACTGTTTCAGGTTTTCATCCTCTCTAAAAGCATAGGTTTTACTTGATTGCAATTCTTTTTGTAGCATTTTTTTCTTTTCATAAAGTTCATAATGATTTTGTAAATTCATCCAAGATTCAGCCGAATTCCCAAAGAATTTTCCTAATCTAAAAGAAGTATCAACAAAAATTGATCTTTTTCGTATATTTTCTATTTTTCGGTATTCTTTTTTTTTGTTACAAAAATCCTAAATTAGAAAATCCCGGTGAATGATACTGTATCATCCATCGCTACTATCTCTACTTCAATTTTCCTTCTACTCAAACCGGACAATATTGGAGTTCTACTACTAATTTATGACGCTACTGCAAAAACCCCTTTCAGGGCTTTTTGCAACGCTAGAAAATGGTACTTTTATTGGCCTTTTGAACAATTGCTTTTTCAAAAAACGACTTTTTGCATGTACGCCATTTATCAGTGACAACAAATGCTTGGTACGGTAACTTTTCAAATGGTGTAATAAGCCCCATTAATAAAGTTTCAGCTTACAATATTCGTTTCGTGAGCGATTCTTGATTTGGATAGAATTATTTCAGATGATTTGATCAAATTTTTGATAACAGATTTTTTTAATTCTCTTATCAATATACAAAGTATTTATGAAGAAAATCATCCAATGGAGCTTATCGGGATCGAACCGATGACCCTCTGCTTGCAAAGCAGATGCTCTCCCAGCTGAGCTAAAGCCCCATTTTGAATGTAAATCCATATTTTCAAAGTTAATTATTTTGAAAAGTAAATTATTTAAAAATTTCTATTTCAACTTGGAATCACTTGACTTATAACACAAATAAGAATTCATAAAATCCATAGTGTTTGTACTATTGGAGGCTTTATGTTTGGAATCAAATTCATGAAAAACAGACCCACTGATTTTGTTTTACTTTACAAAAAAGGAAAAATAAAAAAACAAGGTGCAGGTTTAAGTTTTTTTTACTACTCTCCTACGTCTATTGTAGTAATTGTACCGGCAGACACAAGGGATGCACCTTTTATTTTCAAAGAAACTACTGTTGACTTTCAAGAAATCAATATCCAGGGGCAGATTTCTTATAATGTCACAGATCCTCTCAGGCTTGCAGCCGTTATGGATTTCACGGTGGACTCTTTCGGACGTTACTTAGGGGACGGGTTAGAAAAACTCCCGACTCGCCTCACAAATATTGTACAAGTTGCAATCCGAGAAAAAATCCAGTCCATGAATTTAAGAAATACCCTAACTTCTTCAACTGACCTCGTAAAGCACGTAAAAGACAAGCTCAAAGTTTCCGAATCCTTATCTTCGTTGGGATTGAGTATTGCCGATTTTTCTATATTAAAAATTTCACCTACCCCGGATATGTCCAGAGCACTCGAAGCCTCTGCAAGAGAAAATTTACTGAAAGAAGCGGATGATGCAATTTATCAAAGAAGAAATTTTGCTGTAGAGCAAGAAAGAAAGATTAAAGAGAATGAGCTTCAAACACAAATCTCCATAGAAGAAAAAAATAGAAAAATTTTGGAAGAAAAATGGAATGCAGAAATTGCAGTACAGGAAAAGCAAAAAGTTGTAGAAGAAGCGAAGATGCTCACTCAAAAATCTGTAGAGCAAAAAAAACACGAGATCGAAGAAGAAAAACTTGTCGCAAAAGTACGATTGGAAGAAAAGAAAAAAGGTTTAGTAAAGCTACAATCAGAAAATACGATTGATTATGCAAAAGCAAGAGCAGAGTCTATGAGGTTGGAGCTGAACTCTCTTAATTCTTTAAAGCCCGAACTTTTAGAAATCCTTGCTGCGAACCAGATGGACTCTTCTCAAATTTTAAGTAGGGCGTTACGCGACATTGCTAAAAATGCAGAAAAGATCGGAAACCTGAACATTAGCCCTGAGCTACTCACTTCACTAATCGGAGAAAAAGAATAATGGGTCTAAATTGTGGTATTGTAGGACTTCCAAACGTAGGCAAGTCAACTATTTTTAATGCACTTACAAAAGCCGGAGCACAGATGGCAAACTACCCTTTTTGTACGATTGAGCCAAACAAGGGAATAGTAGAAGTTCCGGATTCCAGACTTGCGAGGCTTGCAGAAATTTATAAACCTCAAAAAATCATCCCTACAATTATGGAATTTGTAGATATTGCAGGGCTTGTAAAAGGTGCAAGTCAGGGAGAAGGTTTAGGAAATCAATTTCTGTCTCACATCAGAGAAGTAGATGCAATTTGCCATGTAGTCAGAGCCTTTGAAGACGACGATATTACACACGTCCATGGGAAAATTGATCCCACTGAAGATGTCACTGTAGTAAATTACGAATTGATTCTTTCTGATTTGGAGAGTATTGAAAAACAATACCAAAAACTTCAAAAGAATGCAAAATCTCAAAAGGAAGCGGCTGAAGCAGTTTTAGTTGCCGAAAAGGTAATAGATATTTTAAAACAAGGCAAACCGGCAAGGATACTAAACTTAAAACCTGAAGAGAATAAGATTCTAAAAAAAATGAACCTAATCACTTCAAAACCTGTTCTGTACTGTGCGAATGTATCTGAAAAAGATCTAATCTCTAAAAGTTCCGAGCCAATAGACAAGGTGAAAAAATTAGCAGAATTAGAGGGTGCCGGATTTGTAATCTTGTCAGGGAAAATAGAAGAAGAAATTTCGAATCTTGACAGAGAAGAGCAAATCGAATTTTTAAAAGAGTTGGGGGAAACAGAAAGCGGTCTTGACAGGATGATTAAGTCGGCATACAAGATGATGAATTTGATCACATTTCTCACTGCCGGAGAAGTTGAAGTTCGAGCATGGACTACCTTAAAAGGAAGTACCGCACCCGAGGCAGCAGGTGTAATCCATTCCGATTTTGAAAAGGCATTCATTCGTGCCGAAGTGATGAAGTTTGAGGATATAGACAGACTTGGCTCTCCTGTAAAGGTCAAAGAAGAGGGAAAACTGAGATTAGAAGGAAAGGAATATATAGTACAAGACGGAGATGTAGTTTACTTTAGGGTAAATGCGTAAAAATCAAGCCTTTACTTTGAACAGATCGTCAATCTGAACGATTTCTCTTTCAGAAAAAATCTTAATAAACGGGGTAAGGTCTTTGATATTTATAGTCAGATTGTACCCTGCCTCCATTGTATCCGTAAGAGAAGTAGCCCCAACCATAGAAGCCGCTACTTTGATTGGAGCCATGACCAACTTTATCAATGGGAGTTTCGACAAAGAATAGAAAAAGGTGAGTGCATCGGCTACCATTAGAATTTGCTTTTTTCGATCTTCCATCCTACCGGCTTCTATAATTGCCTGATTCAACGTTTCAACAGAAATTGTCCCGTCTTCATTAGTTTGATTATTTCTCATTATCACTTCAGCTGCATCTGTATCCAAAGAGTCTGTAAGTTGGTTTAAAAGGATGAGTTTATGGATATTGTCAGTCATCGCTTTACCGGCAATTGTTTTTAATTTTTCGTATAACTTTTCTAACGCCGAGTCTCTTTCCGCCTTGTTGGGCGGACAATAAAGGTGATTCCGAAAAAAATCAGGAATTGCATCATAACCTTTAATTGCAAGCTGGTCAGCGTAGGTAATTTTCAGCCTATCTATTGTCGCAAGGACCACCTGAGTGCGAATGGTTTCTAAATCATCTGCCATTTCAAAATTCTGTTTTAATAAGCACTTACTTTGAATACATTTTTAAAATGGCAAAAAAAGACAATAAA from Leptospiraceae bacterium encodes:
- a CDS encoding PaaI family thioesterase — translated: MQNKPTSDLISLIDKNCPGWIERPNPDWDVIKILQSIIDQVLPGILKIQIESLDEEKIVGTIPFHISSANVVGYMHGGSIYSLGDTLAGAFLWTKSDGSYITVTKSSTIRFIRPFQSGVLECTVKEISKTGNEILLRAVYLDERKKKVCELDMVYAQINEKKR
- a CDS encoding glycosyltransferase family 2 protein, translated to MTDFSLIIPTFNESKNISILIPKLISLFEKNNIKFEIIVVDDDSPDGTWRVAKELSIRDERIHVIRRANKKGLSSAVIDGMELAKGNALGVIDADMQHDESILPKMLIALKENDLVVGSRVVEEGGYGEWGFVRRMMSKAATLLARILLPIPIGDPMSGFFILKRELFEEIAPLINPRGFKILLEFLGRKKGIRAKEIGYVFRTRIHGETKMSSSIIQNYIVALYDIRFGKYISLTFVKYSITGVIGIFVNLFGQFFATEVLNLKETGIIYQSYFKPSIAVVFGFELSVLSNYILNNIWTFNEFKKTGALDNIFGFIKFNLISVIGLIIQLSVWRLSLEIIQMYFPNMFGSFSTYISNLLGIFLATFGNYFLNKNFTWRYSE
- a CDS encoding TonB-dependent receptor plug domain-containing protein codes for the protein MIYIFFAIFCISGSVFSQSDFSKPIRVKEIEVIATNNNNTSKTNSIKEDPSAFVNVISAESFRGKYLSLADVLEKEAGIRVKKFGGLGSYSTLSIRGSNSNQVMFYINGVPINNSQGGEINLSDLPFDSIERIEIYKSGSTLGLSSSAIGGSVNLIVGKDVKIKISRATISVGSLNTGKISASHSDFTEKVQYSILVQNEKSDQDFLFRNNNGTPVLNKTDDFDDRRRNAQFNRYNFSGNLAGELGKTKLTLLNDFAYRTNGIPGPGNRQTKKVEREYVRNTSAIGTETPEFLSENIKLETRTFYTGTRDHVFDPNSEFSSGTPNSKADIQQYGLHIIPTYYLLNYNQIIRFFVSLERETFQRDRRNTFDEIVDKSTRKFRNHSTFQLQDEIRFFSKKLNFIPSAISENYTDRYNNPETKEFNLLNPDDGKSVMRYTNYKLGLLAVLLQDLNKTISIKGNISSEKRAPNFLELFGERGSILGNTSLSPEKSKNSDIGPVVNYSTKKIELKTSLSLFSKNIKDMILFVPNSQFSLRPENIDSASIQGFEFSVKADIYQKIKFESNYTYQKAINTSDVSYLKGKYLPLRPMHDWFGQVSFYNRYLEIGIESHFIGAVFKDRTNEYVNYQPSRWIYNVFFSYYFGGRKKKHSEKEIMLSIEIKNISDTRAEDFVGYPLPGRLYYATLSGKF
- a CDS encoding band 7 protein, which produces MFGIKFMKNRPTDFVLLYKKGKIKKQGAGLSFFYYSPTSIVVIVPADTRDAPFIFKETTVDFQEINIQGQISYNVTDPLRLAAVMDFTVDSFGRYLGDGLEKLPTRLTNIVQVAIREKIQSMNLRNTLTSSTDLVKHVKDKLKVSESLSSLGLSIADFSILKISPTPDMSRALEASARENLLKEADDAIYQRRNFAVEQERKIKENELQTQISIEEKNRKILEEKWNAEIAVQEKQKVVEEAKMLTQKSVEQKKHEIEEEKLVAKVRLEEKKKGLVKLQSENTIDYAKARAESMRLELNSLNSLKPELLEILAANQMDSSQILSRALRDIAKNAEKIGNLNISPELLTSLIGEKE
- the ychF gene encoding redox-regulated ATPase YchF, translated to MGLNCGIVGLPNVGKSTIFNALTKAGAQMANYPFCTIEPNKGIVEVPDSRLARLAEIYKPQKIIPTIMEFVDIAGLVKGASQGEGLGNQFLSHIREVDAICHVVRAFEDDDITHVHGKIDPTEDVTVVNYELILSDLESIEKQYQKLQKNAKSQKEAAEAVLVAEKVIDILKQGKPARILNLKPEENKILKKMNLITSKPVLYCANVSEKDLISKSSEPIDKVKKLAELEGAGFVILSGKIEEEISNLDREEQIEFLKELGETESGLDRMIKSAYKMMNLITFLTAGEVEVRAWTTLKGSTAPEAAGVIHSDFEKAFIRAEVMKFEDIDRLGSPVKVKEEGKLRLEGKEYIVQDGDVVYFRVNA